A single genomic interval of bacterium harbors:
- a CDS encoding ABC transporter permease, which translates to MREAATAMLVRSAAVVTPRSSSVRALLRSRTGLAGVLIVAAIILAAASAPWLAPSSPTAPVFGAILRPPGPAHPFGTDQLGRDVLSRVIYGARVALAVGLVTVLAAGLIGCTLGLVSGYAGGWADATITRIADVQLSFPFILLALVVNAVIGAGLRNIIVSLVIAGWPLYVRVVRGEVLALRHREYVQAAVAVGARPVRLLWRHVLPNVLTPIVVISTLQVSQFIIAEATISFLGFGVQPPTPAWGSMISDGRNYIFFAWWLTAFPGAALAVTALGVNLTGDWLRDVLDPRLRS; encoded by the coding sequence ATGCGTGAGGCCGCCACGGCGATGCTGGTCCGGTCCGCCGCGGTGGTCACGCCGCGGTCGTCCTCCGTCCGCGCCCTCCTGCGCAGCCGAACGGGTCTCGCCGGTGTGCTCATCGTGGCCGCGATCATCCTCGCGGCCGCCTCGGCACCGTGGCTGGCGCCGTCCAGCCCGACCGCGCCCGTGTTCGGCGCGATCCTGCGCCCGCCGGGACCGGCGCATCCGTTCGGTACAGACCAACTGGGGCGCGACGTGCTGTCGAGGGTCATCTACGGAGCGCGCGTCGCGCTGGCCGTGGGCCTCGTGACCGTCCTGGCTGCCGGCCTGATCGGATGTACCCTCGGCCTCGTCTCCGGCTACGCCGGCGGCTGGGCCGACGCGACGATTACACGGATCGCGGACGTCCAGTTGAGTTTTCCCTTCATTCTGCTCGCGCTGGTGGTCAACGCGGTCATCGGCGCCGGCCTGCGCAACATCATCGTGAGCCTCGTGATCGCCGGCTGGCCGCTCTACGTCCGCGTCGTGCGCGGCGAGGTGCTCGCATTGCGCCACCGCGAGTACGTGCAGGCCGCGGTGGCGGTCGGCGCGCGGCCCGTCCGCCTGCTGTGGCGCCACGTCCTGCCGAACGTGCTGACGCCGATCGTCGTGATCAGCACGCTGCAGGTCTCTCAGTTCATCATCGCGGAAGCGACGATCAGTTTTCTCGGCTTCGGGGTCCAGCCGCCCACCCCGGCCTGGGGCAGCATGATCAGCGACGGGCGCAACTACATTTTCTTTGCGTGGTGGCTCACGGCGTTTCCGGGAGCGGCGCTCGCCGTGACCGCGCTCGGCGTGAACCTCACCGGCGACTGGCTGCGGGACGTGCTGGATCCGCGGCTGCGAAGCTGA
- a CDS encoding pyruvate carboxyltransferase, whose amino-acid sequence MDPWKNDNQWFVSPYNYAPAVTSSVKFADRIELHDITLRDGEQQAGVVFTRDDKIRIAEALADVGVHRIEAGMPSVSKDDAAAIKDIVRRRLGPKIFAFCRCMVSDVKQAVDCGVDGIVIEIPSSQHIITYAYGWPLERAIDLSIEATQYAKSQGLYTVFFPIDGTRAEADWFLNLIERVAREGHMDALGLVDTFGGCSPHAIAEFTRRVQSRITKPLETHFHDDFGMAAANTITSLAMGVPVAHVTVSSLGERAGNAALEDVAMALRVLYGVDLGIRYDKLYGLSRLVQKLARFQLPSNRPIVGDMLFKVESGIISSWLSRCKAEQPVELFPFHWSMVGQAEADVVTGKGNGRDSIAYRLRAWGRDIASDDPRIDAILAGVKDASLRKHALLDDREFRAIVSKVLKLGNGRRPPRGRKAPARRAGAAAGRRAGAVRRHRSGGRRVRTATR is encoded by the coding sequence ATGGACCCGTGGAAGAACGATAATCAGTGGTTTGTCAGCCCGTACAATTACGCGCCCGCCGTCACCTCGTCGGTGAAGTTTGCCGACCGCATCGAGTTGCACGACATCACGCTGCGGGACGGTGAGCAGCAGGCGGGCGTGGTCTTCACGCGAGACGACAAGATCCGGATCGCCGAGGCGCTCGCGGACGTCGGGGTCCACCGGATCGAGGCCGGCATGCCCTCGGTCAGCAAGGACGATGCCGCGGCGATCAAGGACATCGTCCGGCGCAGGCTCGGGCCGAAGATCTTCGCGTTCTGCCGTTGCATGGTGAGCGACGTCAAACAGGCCGTGGACTGCGGCGTCGACGGCATCGTCATCGAGATCCCGTCGTCGCAGCACATCATCACCTACGCGTACGGCTGGCCGCTCGAACGGGCGATCGACCTCAGCATCGAGGCGACCCAGTACGCCAAGTCCCAGGGGTTGTACACCGTGTTCTTTCCGATCGACGGAACCCGGGCCGAAGCCGACTGGTTTCTGAACCTGATCGAGCGGGTGGCGCGCGAAGGACACATGGACGCGCTCGGTCTCGTGGACACGTTCGGCGGGTGCTCGCCGCACGCGATCGCGGAGTTCACGCGCCGGGTCCAATCGCGCATCACAAAGCCTCTGGAAACGCATTTTCACGACGATTTCGGGATGGCGGCCGCCAACACGATCACGTCGCTGGCCATGGGCGTGCCGGTCGCCCACGTCACCGTGTCGTCGCTCGGCGAGCGGGCGGGCAACGCGGCGCTCGAAGACGTCGCGATGGCGCTGCGCGTCCTGTACGGCGTCGACCTCGGCATCCGGTACGACAAGCTGTACGGCCTCAGCCGGCTCGTGCAGAAACTCGCGCGGTTTCAGCTGCCGAGCAACCGGCCGATCGTCGGGGACATGCTCTTCAAGGTGGAATCCGGGATCATCAGCTCCTGGCTGTCGCGGTGCAAGGCGGAGCAGCCGGTCGAGCTGTTCCCGTTCCACTGGAGCATGGTGGGGCAGGCGGAAGCCGACGTCGTCACCGGCAAAGGGAACGGCCGCGACTCGATCGCCTATCGTCTCCGGGCGTGGGGACGCGACATCGCAAGCGACGACCCGCGCATCGATGCGATCCTGGCCGGCGTGAAAGACGCCTCGCTCCGGAAGCACGCGCTGCTGGACGATCGCGAGTTTCGGGCCATCGTGTCCAAGGTCCTCAAGCTGGGGAACGGGCGCCGGCCCCCGAGAGGGAGGAAGGCCCCGGCCCGGCGGGCGGGCGCCGCGGCCGGCCGGCGCGCCGGTGCGGTCCGCCGCCACCGATCGGGCGGGCGCAGAGTGCGCACCGCGACACGCTAG
- a CDS encoding DUF892 family protein, whose amino-acid sequence MQSLEDLFVKEIKDLYNAEQQILKALPKMIREVSSEELQQALRQHFDQTKGHVERLDQVFADIGEAAGGAKCRGMAGILEEGSQMLRGPADESVKDAGIISAAQRVEHYEMAGC is encoded by the coding sequence ATGCAATCGCTCGAGGACCTCTTTGTCAAAGAGATCAAAGACCTCTACAACGCCGAGCAGCAAATCCTCAAGGCACTGCCCAAGATGATCCGCGAGGTATCGTCTGAGGAATTGCAGCAGGCGCTCCGGCAGCACTTCGATCAGACGAAGGGGCACGTCGAACGGCTCGATCAGGTCTTCGCGGACATCGGCGAGGCGGCCGGCGGTGCCAAGTGCAGGGGCATGGCGGGCATCCTCGAGGAAGGTTCGCAGATGCTGCGCGGGCCGGCGGATGAATCGGTCAAGGACGCCGGCATCATCTCCGCGGCGCAGCGCGTCGAGCACTACGAGATGGCCGGGTGCTGA
- a CDS encoding SRPBCC family protein, which translates to MARVLRTVHIDAPTREVFALAADPARIADLDPRIGLVQVERDAFGPRRVRLEFGPGGTASPAEIVADVTLYVAGRDFAVESPAGAGGPKFRLHLSCRDADGGTDLTYEAEVRLPGLGGRLADPLLGAALAQQIGGMLARVEREVTLGRGA; encoded by the coding sequence GTGGCCCGGGTGCTGCGTACCGTTCACATCGACGCGCCGACCCGCGAGGTATTCGCGCTGGCCGCGGATCCGGCGCGGATCGCCGACCTCGATCCTCGGATCGGGCTGGTGCAGGTCGAGCGCGACGCCTTTGGACCCCGGCGCGTCCGGCTCGAGTTCGGGCCCGGCGGCACGGCGTCGCCGGCCGAGATCGTCGCCGACGTGACGCTCTACGTGGCCGGCCGCGACTTCGCCGTCGAGTCGCCGGCCGGGGCGGGCGGACCGAAGTTTCGACTGCACCTCTCGTGCCGTGATGCGGACGGGGGGACCGACCTGACCTATGAAGCGGAGGTCCGGCTCCCCGGGCTGGGCGGCCGTCTGGCCGACCCGCTGCTCGGCGCCGCCCTGGCCCAGCAGATCGGCGGAATGCTTGCGCGGGTCGAGCGGGAGGTGACCCTGGGCCGCGGCGCGTGA